The following coding sequences are from one Deinococcus roseus window:
- a CDS encoding PEP/pyruvate-binding domain-containing protein, with the protein MQTSLIFTPSEALTQPVGGKAQALARLGEKFPIPSWFVVSAQAFALLTAEQQAQVAHGNTAGLPLPETLQTQLSQHLSRLGGQLWAVRSSALDEDGSQTSFAGQFDSFLNIPTEQVAEHLLKVWHSGFASRTAAYRKEKGLHSGVQVPAVLVQRMVQADSAGVCFSADPVNSDRTRCVVSAVQGLGDRLVSGEEDGETYTLLESGEIEKPASPLLTDPQVKQICSLARQSEKFFGVPQDIEWAIEKGKLFLLQSRPITTLESVTWWDNSNIIESYSGITTPLTFSFASRAYRTVYRHFVRLLGVSDRTIQQNGHVFDVMIGLVQGRIYYNLSNWYRVLGMLPGFSINRKFMEQMMGVSDGMPTELKVQSSSGALQDTLDLLRTVGGLMWTLQQLPGARARFYTRLKKHLGVRKHLPAMGYSQLADHYRTLEAELLNRWDAPLSNDFFAMIFYGVLRQLCSKWLSDTGSLQNDLVSAEGQMISAVPAKKLEEMAGLLRNQPDLLNTFQNGSRTEILQALQAHSDLQKRFQIYLQDFGERCLDELKLESLTLQDEPEMLARMVARLSLIPPVSHDAQSRREKAEEIARQKLSGWKEKVFFWVLQHARECVRERENMRFERTRVFGEARKIFRSMGANLVKMQLLDDPEDVFYLTVDELLGYAEGTATSLNLKGLAQMRKEEFQGYQTLPGLPRRFRAAGSVYRQSLQTSTSLTLSETERQGIPCSPGVVRGTVRVVKDPRTVQLSEPTILVAERTDPGWIIILPLARALLVERGSLLSHSAIVSRELGIPGIVAIPEVTHWLQDGDEVELDGSTGVVRLIRAANQPSPLLEKQP; encoded by the coding sequence ATGCAAACTTCACTGATCTTCACCCCCTCTGAAGCCCTGACCCAGCCCGTGGGAGGCAAAGCACAGGCGCTGGCCCGTCTGGGCGAAAAGTTTCCCATTCCCTCCTGGTTTGTGGTTTCTGCACAGGCTTTTGCCTTGCTCACAGCAGAGCAGCAGGCACAGGTGGCACATGGCAATACCGCAGGCTTGCCCCTCCCCGAAACCCTGCAAACCCAGCTTTCACAACACCTGTCCCGGCTGGGAGGTCAACTCTGGGCCGTGCGTTCCAGTGCCCTGGACGAGGACGGCTCCCAGACTTCTTTTGCAGGACAGTTTGATTCTTTTCTGAACATCCCCACAGAACAGGTGGCAGAACACCTCCTGAAGGTCTGGCATTCGGGTTTTGCTTCCAGAACCGCTGCTTACCGCAAAGAAAAAGGGCTGCACTCTGGGGTGCAGGTGCCTGCCGTATTGGTGCAGCGCATGGTGCAGGCAGACAGTGCAGGGGTGTGCTTCAGTGCCGATCCGGTGAATTCAGACCGCACCCGCTGTGTGGTGTCTGCGGTTCAGGGTCTGGGAGACCGTCTGGTTTCTGGCGAGGAGGACGGGGAAACCTACACCCTGCTGGAAAGTGGCGAGATTGAAAAACCTGCCTCTCCCCTTCTGACAGACCCCCAGGTGAAACAGATTTGTTCTCTGGCCAGACAGAGCGAAAAATTCTTTGGGGTGCCCCAGGACATCGAATGGGCCATTGAAAAAGGCAAACTGTTCCTGCTGCAATCCCGGCCCATCACCACCCTGGAAAGCGTGACCTGGTGGGACAACAGCAACATCATCGAGAGTTACAGCGGGATCACCACGCCCCTGACCTTCTCTTTCGCTTCGCGGGCCTACCGCACGGTGTACCGCCATTTTGTGCGCCTGCTGGGGGTGTCTGACCGCACCATCCAGCAAAACGGTCATGTCTTCGATGTGATGATCGGGCTGGTGCAGGGCCGCATTTACTACAACCTCTCGAACTGGTACCGGGTGCTGGGGATGCTGCCTGGATTCAGCATCAACCGCAAATTCATGGAGCAGATGATGGGGGTCAGCGACGGCATGCCCACAGAGCTGAAAGTGCAGTCTTCCAGCGGAGCCCTGCAGGACACCCTTGACCTGCTAAGAACGGTGGGGGGTCTGATGTGGACTTTGCAGCAGCTTCCGGGAGCCAGAGCCCGTTTTTACACACGTCTGAAGAAACACCTGGGGGTGAGAAAACACCTGCCCGCCATGGGTTACAGCCAGCTTGCAGACCACTACCGCACCCTGGAAGCCGAACTGCTGAACCGCTGGGACGCTCCCCTCAGCAATGACTTCTTTGCCATGATTTTTTATGGGGTGCTCAGGCAACTGTGCAGCAAATGGCTGTCAGACACCGGTTCTTTGCAAAACGATCTGGTCTCTGCAGAAGGCCAGATGATCTCTGCCGTTCCAGCAAAGAAGCTGGAAGAAATGGCAGGGCTGCTGCGGAACCAGCCAGACCTTTTAAACACCTTCCAGAACGGCTCAAGAACAGAAATTTTGCAGGCTTTGCAGGCCCACAGCGACTTGCAAAAACGCTTCCAGATCTACCTTCAGGATTTTGGAGAACGCTGCCTGGACGAACTGAAACTGGAAAGCCTCACCCTGCAGGACGAACCTGAAATGCTGGCCCGCATGGTGGCCAGGCTGTCCCTGATTCCTCCAGTCAGCCACGATGCCCAGTCCAGACGGGAAAAAGCCGAGGAGATTGCACGGCAGAAACTCTCGGGCTGGAAGGAAAAAGTGTTCTTCTGGGTGCTGCAGCATGCCCGTGAATGCGTGCGCGAACGGGAAAACATGCGTTTTGAACGCACCCGCGTCTTTGGCGAGGCCCGCAAGATTTTCAGGAGCATGGGGGCCAATCTGGTCAAAATGCAGCTGCTGGACGACCCCGAAGATGTCTTTTACCTGACCGTGGATGAGCTGCTTGGTTACGCCGAGGGAACCGCCACCTCCCTGAATTTAAAAGGACTGGCCCAGATGCGCAAAGAGGAATTTCAGGGTTATCAGACCCTGCCCGGCCTTCCCAGACGCTTCCGGGCAGCAGGCAGTGTGTACAGGCAGAGCCTTCAAACCAGCACCTCCCTCACCCTGTCCGAAACCGAAAGGCAGGGCATCCCTTGCTCTCCCGGGGTGGTGCGTGGAACTGTAAGGGTGGTCAAAGATCCCCGCACCGTGCAGCTCTCAGAACCCACCATTCTGGTGGCAGAGCGCACCGATCCCGGCTGGATCATCATTTTGCCCCTGGCCCGTGCGCTGCTGGTGGAACGGGGAAGCCTGCTGTCCCACTCTGCCATTGTGTCCCGAGAACTGGGGATTCCGGGCATTGTGGCCATTCCCGAAGTCACCCACTGGCTGCAAGACGGCGATGAAGTCGAACTGGACGGTTCCACAGGCGTGGTGCGCCTGATCCGCGCAGCAAACCAGCCCTCCCCCCTGCTGGAGAAGCAACCATGA
- a CDS encoding DUF3419 family protein, translating into MSSHIEEKAKFDFIRYAQVWEDADVLLEALRPLSGGRFVSVCSAGDNALSLLTLNPQEVVALDLSEVQTFCLDFRIAALKTLPYEQVLEIIGSVPSQRRIGLYTRLRKALAPRSRQFWDLQEHILRNGVGSGGKFERYFALFRSYILPFLLSGYDIRQLLTPKNHSGREVFYETRFMNWRFKALMRFFFSRTMMGRLGRDPEFFAFAEGSLSDNVMKRTRHALVELDPSENPYLSWILRGKHDKILPFWLRPENFEAIRDNLDRLRYEVCSLETFVQKEAGLWDGFNLSDVFEYMPEATSDRLLSDLAQHTRPGGRLVYWNMMVPRDGKNLPELLRPLPELSEQLHAQDRAFFYSRLVVEERV; encoded by the coding sequence ATGAGCAGCCACATCGAAGAAAAAGCCAAATTTGATTTCATCCGGTACGCCCAGGTCTGGGAGGATGCCGATGTGCTGCTGGAAGCCCTGCGTCCCCTTTCTGGCGGCCGTTTTGTCTCGGTGTGCTCTGCAGGAGACAATGCCCTTTCCCTGCTGACTTTAAACCCCCAGGAGGTGGTGGCCCTGGACCTCAGCGAGGTGCAGACCTTCTGCCTGGATTTCCGCATTGCAGCCTTGAAGACCCTGCCTTATGAGCAGGTGCTGGAAATCATCGGATCTGTTCCCTCACAAAGGCGCATTGGTCTTTACACCCGTCTGAGAAAAGCCCTGGCCCCCAGGTCCCGGCAGTTCTGGGATTTGCAGGAACACATCCTGAGGAATGGTGTGGGATCAGGAGGCAAGTTTGAACGCTACTTTGCACTGTTCAGAAGTTACATCCTGCCTTTTCTGCTCTCTGGTTACGACATCCGGCAACTGCTGACCCCCAAAAACCACTCTGGCAGAGAAGTTTTTTACGAGACCCGTTTCATGAACTGGCGCTTCAAGGCCCTGATGCGCTTCTTCTTCTCCAGAACCATGATGGGCAGGCTGGGCCGCGATCCTGAATTTTTCGCTTTTGCAGAAGGAAGCCTCAGCGACAACGTGATGAAACGCACCCGCCACGCCCTGGTCGAACTGGACCCCTCCGAAAACCCCTACCTCTCCTGGATTTTGAGGGGCAAACACGACAAAATCCTGCCATTCTGGCTCAGACCGGAAAACTTTGAAGCCATCCGGGACAACCTGGACCGCTTGCGCTACGAGGTGTGCAGCCTGGAAACCTTCGTGCAGAAAGAAGCAGGGCTGTGGGACGGTTTCAACCTCAGCGATGTCTTTGAATACATGCCCGAAGCCACCAGCGACAGACTGCTCTCCGATCTGGCCCAGCACACCCGTCCCGGAGGCCGCCTGGTCTACTGGAACATGATGGTGCCCAGAGACGGCAAAAACCTCCCTGAGCTCCTCAGGCCCCTCCCTGAACTTTCTGAACAACTTCATGCCCAGGACAGGGCTTTCTTTTATTCCAGGCTGGTGGTGGAAGAGCGTGTGTGA
- a CDS encoding diacylglycerol/polyprenol kinase family protein, producing MLNVPLVLLMLVGCMLGLKGWQNRFKPHPELARKLMHIATGLVALTFPALLHDPKAVWLACGLAIVMLLLQKYFKPLKALGSVLNSVQRVSLGDVYFLISIALIYQLAPEPVYFTIPVLVLTLADALAALIGVRYGQTKYFVEQDQKSLEGSAAFFLVAFLSTHIPLLLSDATGRLESLLIAILVGLVVMIIEAISWEGLDNLFIPYGTLVVLRGHVGDSPLTMLYDLLGFIGIALITISLRRKTRLDHGGLMAAILMGFVVYSIAGIKWVVAPLILLVCYIVLRKPLGMHSSSVKHVAVVCIPPTIWMLISIYGTSPDLVSAAGTVPSQPLFYVYSLSIATQAAAMSGRSLPELRQVWFSLPILIVLFFTPYAVLGGEFNVLRLLVFAFACTIPALVSYRLRKRSLEYHSAFAAFSSLLGLVIP from the coding sequence ATGCTTAACGTCCCCCTGGTCCTGCTGATGCTGGTCGGGTGCATGCTGGGCCTGAAGGGGTGGCAGAACCGCTTCAAACCCCACCCGGAACTGGCCCGCAAACTCATGCACATTGCCACGGGTCTGGTGGCCCTGACGTTTCCAGCTTTGCTGCACGATCCAAAAGCCGTGTGGCTGGCCTGCGGTCTGGCCATTGTGATGCTCTTGCTGCAGAAATACTTCAAACCCCTCAAAGCCCTGGGAAGCGTGCTGAACAGTGTGCAGCGGGTCTCTCTGGGCGATGTGTACTTTCTGATCAGCATTGCCCTGATTTACCAGCTTGCCCCTGAGCCTGTGTATTTCACCATTCCAGTGCTGGTGCTGACCCTGGCGGATGCCCTGGCTGCATTGATCGGGGTGCGCTACGGGCAGACCAAGTATTTTGTCGAGCAGGACCAGAAAAGCCTGGAAGGAAGTGCTGCGTTTTTTCTGGTGGCGTTCCTGTCCACACACATTCCCCTCTTGCTTTCAGATGCCACCGGACGGCTGGAATCCCTGCTGATTGCCATTCTGGTCGGTCTGGTGGTGATGATCATTGAGGCCATCTCCTGGGAGGGCCTGGACAACCTGTTCATTCCTTATGGCACCCTGGTGGTTTTGAGGGGACATGTGGGGGATTCTCCGCTGACCATGCTTTATGACCTGCTGGGCTTCATTGGGATTGCCCTGATCACCATCAGCCTGCGCCGAAAAACCCGTCTGGACCACGGAGGACTGATGGCCGCCATCCTGATGGGCTTCGTCGTGTACAGCATTGCAGGCATCAAATGGGTGGTGGCTCCACTCATTTTGCTGGTCTGTTACATCGTGCTCAGAAAACCTCTGGGCATGCACAGCAGTTCCGTGAAGCATGTGGCGGTGGTGTGCATTCCGCCCACCATCTGGATGCTGATCAGCATTTACGGGACCTCTCCCGACCTGGTCTCTGCAGCAGGAACGGTCCCTTCCCAGCCGCTTTTTTACGTGTACTCGCTGTCCATTGCCACCCAGGCCGCCGCCATGAGCGGGCGCAGCCTGCCCGAACTGAGGCAGGTCTGGTTTTCTTTGCCCATCCTGATCGTGCTGTTCTTCACCCCTTACGCTGTGCTGGGCGGGGAGTTTAATGTGCTTCGCCTGCTGGTGTTCGCATTTGCCTGCACCATTCCCGCCCTGGTCTCCTACCGCCTGAGAAAGCGCAGTCTGGAGTACCACAGCGCATTTGCAGCGTTCTCCTCTTTGCTAGGACTGGTGATCCCGTGA
- a CDS encoding GNAT family N-acetyltransferase, whose protein sequence is MTLIVNPDLPEHSSLPARSAAPPPAVVFGFAEEGLITARAALWDSGAIGHFDALNEEGALAVLSAALQEARQKGLRQVVGPMNGNTWFKYRLVSEFGTVRPFFGEPWQPAAYVEHFQKAGFQAGWEYQSSAASPEVQDPRFADLETKFKALGVTVRGVVPEKLQQDISDIHELSNLAFQDNPFFSELDEATFRSLYLPVFQQLPTDFMFLAEHQGRLAGFFLAYPDPMNPGQVIAKTIAVRPERQYAGLGRYLTGLLNQKALQAGIHTIVHALMFDSNTSRNLSQIYGSQVIRRYTLYRTDL, encoded by the coding sequence GTGACCCTGATTGTGAACCCCGACCTCCCTGAACATTCCTCCCTCCCTGCCCGTTCTGCTGCACCTCCGCCTGCTGTGGTTTTTGGATTTGCAGAGGAAGGCCTGATCACTGCAAGGGCTGCACTCTGGGATTCTGGAGCCATCGGGCATTTTGATGCCCTGAACGAGGAGGGCGCTCTGGCCGTCCTGAGCGCTGCCCTGCAGGAGGCCAGACAGAAAGGCCTCAGACAGGTGGTCGGTCCCATGAACGGCAACACCTGGTTCAAATACCGTCTGGTCTCGGAGTTTGGGACGGTCAGACCGTTTTTTGGGGAACCCTGGCAACCTGCTGCTTACGTGGAACACTTCCAGAAAGCAGGTTTTCAGGCAGGCTGGGAATACCAGTCCAGTGCAGCCTCCCCGGAAGTGCAGGATCCGCGTTTTGCAGATCTGGAAACCAAATTCAAGGCCCTGGGTGTGACCGTTCGGGGTGTGGTTCCAGAGAAACTGCAGCAGGACATCTCAGACATTCATGAACTCAGCAATCTGGCCTTTCAGGACAATCCCTTCTTTTCAGAACTGGACGAGGCCACTTTCCGCAGCCTGTACCTGCCCGTTTTCCAGCAGCTTCCCACCGATTTCATGTTCCTGGCCGAACACCAGGGCCGTCTGGCAGGCTTCTTTCTGGCCTACCCTGACCCTATGAACCCCGGACAGGTGATTGCCAAAACCATTGCAGTCAGACCTGAGCGGCAGTATGCAGGACTGGGGCGTTACCTGACGGGTCTGCTGAATCAGAAAGCCCTGCAGGCGGGCATCCACACCATTGTTCATGCCCTGATGTTTGACAGCAACACCTCCCGGAACCTCAGCCAGATTTACGGCAGTCAGGTGATCCGCAGGTACACCCTGTACAGGACAGACCTGTAG
- a CDS encoding GGDEF domain-containing protein, translating into MQHHRYDATEQHRLDRLHSYSILDTPREAEFDQLIDDLAFMVGADGAYLSFMDEKRQWFKATSNLNASELPREQALCNTTLLTHTPLMVFDLGQDERLRRHPLVQQANIQAFLALPLSTQDGQPIGTLCVFKQDMHIWTVRDTEIMMRFAGRILQMLEKRLLPAQRSTLAEEIEAIMQYGSDGLILLDTTEHVMECNALATTITGIQWEKGEVFSTTPFLHDESIPEIHKGNVFMRWDGQVWFKVTAAPLPSQDWILLIIEDVTHHLQHQFGLEAKVYQEQTREEGERNALYDYLQGRIKDQNCSVVYLDLDDFRSVNEQHGFQIGDHLLRQVAIRLRQSLRGQDRVYRLSRDEFILVLAGQLTPDILTMIAGRVQNNLQKPLNLDHHTLKVTASMGLTSTDASESVDTVLQRAETLMQAAKQQGPGGFSIGERAAPAEG; encoded by the coding sequence ATGCAGCATCACAGGTATGACGCCACCGAACAGCACCGTCTGGACAGACTGCACTCCTATTCGATCCTGGACACCCCCAGGGAAGCCGAATTCGACCAGTTGATCGACGATCTGGCCTTCATGGTCGGGGCAGATGGAGCCTACCTCAGCTTCATGGACGAGAAAAGGCAGTGGTTCAAGGCCACCAGCAACCTGAATGCCTCAGAGCTTCCCAGAGAACAGGCCCTCTGCAACACCACCCTGCTGACCCACACCCCCCTGATGGTTTTTGACCTCGGCCAGGATGAGCGTTTGCGCCGCCATCCCCTGGTGCAGCAGGCAAACATTCAGGCCTTTCTGGCCCTGCCCCTGAGCACCCAGGATGGGCAACCCATTGGAACCCTCTGCGTGTTCAAACAGGACATGCACATCTGGACCGTGAGGGACACCGAAATCATGATGCGCTTTGCAGGCCGCATTTTGCAGATGCTGGAAAAACGCCTGCTGCCCGCCCAGCGTTCCACCCTGGCAGAAGAAATCGAAGCCATCATGCAGTACGGCAGCGACGGCCTGATCTTGCTGGACACCACCGAGCACGTCATGGAATGCAATGCGCTGGCCACCACCATCACCGGCATCCAGTGGGAGAAAGGTGAGGTGTTCAGCACCACCCCTTTCCTGCACGACGAATCCATCCCTGAAATCCACAAGGGCAACGTGTTCATGCGCTGGGACGGCCAGGTGTGGTTCAAAGTCACTGCTGCCCCCCTCCCCAGCCAGGACTGGATTCTCTTGATCATTGAGGATGTCACGCACCACCTGCAACACCAGTTCGGTCTGGAAGCAAAGGTGTATCAGGAGCAGACCCGTGAAGAAGGGGAACGCAACGCCCTTTACGACTACCTGCAGGGCCGCATCAAAGACCAGAATTGCTCGGTGGTCTACCTGGACCTGGACGATTTCCGCAGCGTCAATGAGCAGCACGGTTTCCAGATTGGGGACCATTTGCTGCGCCAGGTGGCCATCCGCCTCAGGCAATCCTTGCGCGGCCAGGACCGGGTGTACCGCCTCTCCCGCGATGAATTCATTCTGGTGCTGGCTGGACAGCTCACCCCGGACATCCTGACCATGATCGCAGGCCGGGTGCAGAACAACCTGCAAAAACCCCTGAACCTGGACCACCACACCTTAAAAGTGACCGCCAGCATGGGCCTCACCTCCACAGATGCCTCAGAGAGTGTTGACACTGTGCTGCAACGCGCCGAAACCCTGATGCAAGCGGCCAAACAGCAGGGACCGGGAGGGTTCAGCATTGGAGAGAGGGCTGCGCCCGCAGAAGGCTAA
- the mnmE gene encoding tRNA uridine-5-carboxymethylaminomethyl(34) synthesis GTPase MnmE → MIRADTIVAISTAQGEGAIGIVRLSGPQALSIADQLFSGKRTPSRTRGGRFLYGRFLDREGETIDEGIVLVFKGPHSYTGEDVAELQTHGSVSALGALLTRCVELGARLAKPGEFTLRAFLEGRMDLNQAEAVNSLIHAQTDTARRQATLGLQGALSKRLDGMVFKLARTMGAIQAMLDYPEEGVPEEDRIVPLLAVQNELNHLLDTARAGKLAQQGARLALLGRPNAGKSSLLNALLGYERSIVTPIAGTTRDYLEAHMELVGVPITLIDTAGVRETADVIEAAGVERALQLGENADLVMLLEDASAPREPLDVNVPEDRLIRLQTKTDLGQVWHDDRYQSVSAITGAGLPELRDRLREKLLGDQARHEVWLSSERQVQAVTAALEHVQGALTLPDELASYEIELALNHLAELSGKNVSEEVIEQIFRNFCVGK, encoded by the coding sequence ATGATTCGAGCGGACACCATCGTTGCCATTTCCACTGCCCAGGGTGAGGGGGCCATTGGCATCGTCAGGCTTTCCGGCCCGCAAGCCCTGTCCATTGCAGACCAGTTGTTCTCCGGAAAGCGCACCCCTTCCAGAACCCGGGGGGGCCGCTTCCTGTATGGCCGTTTTCTGGATCGGGAAGGCGAAACCATCGACGAGGGCATCGTGCTGGTGTTCAAAGGTCCTCACTCCTACACTGGAGAAGATGTGGCGGAACTGCAGACCCACGGTTCGGTGAGTGCGCTGGGAGCGCTCTTGACCCGCTGTGTGGAACTGGGGGCAAGGCTGGCAAAACCCGGAGAATTCACCCTCAGGGCTTTTCTGGAAGGCCGCATGGACCTGAATCAGGCCGAGGCCGTCAACAGCCTGATCCACGCCCAGACCGACACGGCCCGCAGGCAGGCCACCCTGGGTTTGCAGGGTGCCCTCAGCAAACGCCTGGACGGCATGGTCTTCAAACTGGCCCGCACCATGGGGGCCATCCAGGCCATGCTGGACTACCCCGAAGAAGGCGTTCCCGAGGAAGACCGCATTGTTCCCCTGCTGGCAGTGCAAAACGAACTGAACCACCTGCTGGACACCGCCAGAGCAGGAAAACTGGCACAGCAGGGAGCAAGGCTGGCTTTGCTGGGACGGCCCAACGCCGGAAAAAGCAGCCTGCTGAACGCCCTGCTGGGTTACGAGCGCAGCATTGTCACCCCCATTGCCGGAACCACCCGCGATTACCTGGAAGCCCACATGGAACTGGTGGGGGTGCCCATCACATTGATTGACACTGCAGGGGTGCGGGAAACGGCAGATGTCATCGAGGCTGCAGGGGTGGAACGTGCCCTGCAACTCGGAGAAAACGCCGATCTGGTGATGCTTCTGGAAGACGCCTCAGCCCCCAGAGAACCCCTGGATGTGAACGTCCCAGAAGACCGCCTGATTCGCCTGCAAACCAAAACCGATCTGGGACAGGTCTGGCACGATGACCGCTACCAATCTGTTTCAGCCATCACTGGAGCAGGACTCCCAGAATTGCGCGACCGCCTGCGGGAAAAACTGCTGGGCGACCAGGCCCGCCACGAAGTCTGGCTTTCCAGCGAACGGCAGGTCCAGGCCGTCACTGCAGCCCTGGAACATGTGCAGGGTGCCCTGACCCTCCCGGATGAACTGGCCAGCTACGAAATCGAACTGGCCCTCAACCACCTGGCCGAACTGAGCGGCAAGAATGTTTCTGAAGAGGTGATCGAGCAGATTTTCAGGAATTTCTGTGTGGGGAAGTGA
- a CDS encoding GNAT family N-acetyltransferase encodes MEYIVRNATVHDVSAIAKVHTQSWQETYAGRIPDEVLSQLTYERRLTQWERKTQDEWRDVLVLEVKESILAFSQTVHKPEADLHTDAELACIYALKAHHGQGFGKRLMQESVKKLHGAGATSLGLWVLKDNPTIGFYERMGGVCKAENSMRWFGHDLPVLGYVWDELSFILEA; translated from the coding sequence ATGGAATATATCGTTCGCAATGCCACAGTTCATGATGTTTCAGCAATCGCAAAAGTGCACACCCAGAGCTGGCAGGAAACCTATGCAGGGCGCATCCCCGACGAGGTGCTTTCGCAGCTCACTTATGAGCGCAGGCTGACCCAGTGGGAGCGTAAAACCCAGGATGAATGGAGGGATGTGCTGGTGCTGGAGGTGAAAGAAAGCATCTTGGCTTTCTCCCAGACCGTGCACAAACCTGAAGCGGATTTGCATACAGATGCAGAACTTGCCTGTATTTATGCACTCAAAGCCCACCATGGACAGGGCTTTGGAAAAAGACTGATGCAGGAATCGGTGAAAAAACTGCACGGTGCTGGGGCCACAAGTCTGGGTTTGTGGGTCCTGAAGGACAATCCCACCATCGGGTTCTATGAACGCATGGGCGGGGTGTGCAAAGCAGAAAACAGCATGAGATGGTTCGGGCATGACCTGCCCGTGCTGGGTTACGTGTGGGATGAACTTTCTTTCATTCTGGAGGCCTGA
- a CDS encoding DUF4258 domain-containing protein: MQDWITRADALEIDTRDFVLQRAHQTLRDVMWEGRYDICEHAVQHARSQGFMEPDIVQVLHSGRIRAVYPQDRRWLVMGYFHSVNLKLPLHVVVDFHQKDQWIDVVTAYVPNNPHQILSRSRVALMLRFDSGQVKTKQVKPGAQKGKWKRSS, encoded by the coding sequence ATGCAAGATTGGATCACACGCGCAGACGCACTTGAGATCGACACCCGGGATTTCGTCCTCCAACGTGCCCACCAGACTTTGCGGGACGTGATGTGGGAAGGCCGCTACGACATCTGTGAGCACGCCGTCCAGCACGCACGTTCTCAGGGCTTCATGGAGCCAGACATCGTGCAGGTGCTGCATTCAGGCCGCATCCGGGCGGTGTACCCGCAGGACCGGCGCTGGCTGGTGATGGGGTACTTTCACTCGGTCAACCTGAAACTCCCACTGCACGTGGTGGTGGACTTCCACCAGAAAGACCAGTGGATTGATGTGGTCACGGCTTATGTCCCCAACAACCCCCACCAGATCCTCAGCAGGTCACGGGTGGCCCTGATGTTGCGTTTTGATTCTGGCCAGGTGAAAACCAAGCAGGTGAAGCCTGGAGCCCAGAAAGGCAAGTGGAAGCGGAGTTCCTGA
- a CDS encoding GNAT family N-acetyltransferase yields the protein MLIRQVKPTDTTDILALLDWMDASPHREVFTPEARTPEDLSWEVTSDQGLVLEDEAGSVRAFAALNLYKDGFLLEGPLGDSSDYTRSILRAVLKKAHKPVYAFCSAMNREVRVALEDLGFGTLHCTDFYSMARPNKQRLPFLPDGVKFMPAFRIGFQDYLELYRSSEDVWAERLNWTEEKYRQHFAQENVEMMVLCKDGHPVGFAELEFDEDEATLAYWAVHPAFRGQGYGKLLLQYSIHDAFLKPQIMCLKARAHDHEAGARHLYDALAFRKDRSMMAYLREHHEQA from the coding sequence ATGCTGATTCGACAGGTCAAACCCACCGACACCACCGACATTCTTGCCTTGCTGGACTGGATGGATGCCAGTCCCCACCGTGAAGTGTTCACCCCGGAAGCCCGCACCCCGGAAGACCTCAGCTGGGAAGTGACTTCCGACCAGGGTCTGGTGCTGGAAGATGAAGCGGGTTCTGTGCGTGCTTTTGCTGCCCTGAACCTCTACAAGGACGGTTTTCTGCTGGAAGGCCCCCTGGGAGATTCTTCCGATTACACCCGCAGCATTTTGCGTGCCGTCCTGAAAAAAGCCCACAAACCGGTGTACGCCTTCTGCTCTGCCATGAACAGAGAGGTGAGGGTGGCCCTGGAAGACCTGGGCTTTGGCACCCTGCACTGCACAGACTTTTATAGCATGGCCAGACCCAACAAACAACGTTTGCCTTTCCTGCCAGATGGGGTCAAATTCATGCCTGCTTTCAGGATTGGGTTTCAGGATTACCTGGAACTGTACCGCAGCAGCGAAGACGTGTGGGCCGAGCGCCTGAACTGGACCGAAGAAAAATACCGCCAGCATTTCGCCCAGGAAAATGTGGAGATGATGGTGCTGTGCAAGGACGGTCATCCGGTGGGTTTTGCAGAACTGGAATTCGATGAAGACGAGGCCACCCTGGCCTACTGGGCCGTGCATCCTGCTTTCAGAGGGCAGGGGTATGGCAAGTTGCTGTTGCAGTACAGCATCCATGATGCGTTTCTGAAACCCCAGATCATGTGTCTGAAAGCCCGTGCCCACGACCATGAAGCGGGTGCCCGCCACCTGTATGATGCGCTGGCCTTCCGAAAAGACCGCAGCATGATGGCTTACCTCAGAGAACACCACGAGCAGGCCTGA